One Mugil cephalus isolate CIBA_MC_2020 chromosome 12, CIBA_Mcephalus_1.1, whole genome shotgun sequence DNA segment encodes these proteins:
- the slc38a11 gene encoding putative sodium-coupled neutral amino acid transporter 11 isoform X2: MAQQLNNEEGTTLIPPQKSDSRSSMIAASFNFINSIIGSGIIGLPFALNQAGLPFGLLLLVVVGFITDYSIILLIKGGNLSGTNSYQSLVRSTFGLPGFLILSALQFLYPFIAMISYNITTGDTLTKVFARIPGAFICHHNSFLIYGSLEQPTVAKWAQVTHISVCSALIISAVFAAAGYATFTGYTQGDIFENYCRDDNLATFGRFCFGLSIITTFPLECFVTREVVSNVICRGELSKAEHVAVTVLIVALCTALSLAYDCLGVVLELNGALSATPLIFIIPSACYLKLSSGRWFQGENLIPAGLILMGFFVMITGLTMTIAYPNDCSHGVEMFYCADANSTSTVAPV, from the exons ATGGCCCAACAG ctAAACAATGAAGAAGGGACCACATTAATTCCACCACAGAAATCTGACTCAAGGAGTTCGATGATCGCtgcatcttttaattttatcaaTTCCATCATAGGATCGGGGATAATAG GTTTACCGTTTGCACTGAACCAGGCGGGGCTCCCGTTTGGCCTTCTTCTGTTGGTAGTTGTTGGATTCATCACAG ACTACTCGATCATCCTGCTAATTAAAGGAGGAAACCTGTCAGGGACGAACAGTTATCAGTCTCTGGTGCGAAGCACATTTGGTTTGCCTGGATTTCTAATTTTATCTGCACTGCAGTTCTTGTATCCTTTTATTG CTATGATCAGCTACAACATCACAACCGGTGACACCCTGACCAAAGTGTTTGCAAGAATACCAGGAG CCTTCATATGCCACCACAACAGCTTTCTCATCTATGGTTCCCTGGAGCAGCCCACGGTAGCAAAATGGGCTCAGGTCACCCACATCTCCGTGTGCTCTGCGCTCATAATCAGTGCGGTATTTGCTGCGGCCGGCTATGCGACCTTCACTGGCTACACACAAG GAGACATATTTGAGAACTACTGCAGAGATGACAACCTGGCAACGTTTGGCCGCTTCTGTTTTGGCCTCAGCATAATAACCACGTTTCCACTGGAGTGTTTCGTCACACGGGAG GTGGTATCCAACGTCATTTGCAGGGGGGAGCTTTCTAAAGCTGAACACGTGGCTGTGACTGTGCTCATAGTGGCACTCTGCACGGCGTTATCTCTGGCCTACGACTGTCTGGGAGTTGTCTTGGAGCTGAAT GGTGCTCTGAGTGCCACGCCTCTGATCTTCATCATCCCATCAGCGTGCTACCTCAAACTCTCCTCTGGACGCTGGTTCCAGGGAGAAAACTTGATACCCGCCGGGCTGATTTTAATGGGTTTCTTTGTCATGATCACTGGTTTGACCATGACTATAGCCTACCCTA
- the slc38a11 gene encoding putative sodium-coupled neutral amino acid transporter 11 isoform X1, translating into MAQQLNNEEGTTLIPPQKSDSRSSMIAASFNFINSIIGSGIIGLPFALNQAGLPFGLLLLVVVGFITDYSIILLIKGGNLSGTNSYQSLVRSTFGLPGFLILSALQFLYPFIAMISYNITTGDTLTKVFARIPGVGPGHLLAERHFVILLSTVLFTLPLSLYRNIEKLGKVSFVSMVLTLIILIIVIIKAATLGPQIPPTEDAWAFAKWNAIQAVGVMSFAFICHHNSFLIYGSLEQPTVAKWAQVTHISVCSALIISAVFAAAGYATFTGYTQGDIFENYCRDDNLATFGRFCFGLSIITTFPLECFVTREVVSNVICRGELSKAEHVAVTVLIVALCTALSLAYDCLGVVLELNGALSATPLIFIIPSACYLKLSSGRWFQGENLIPAGLILMGFFVMITGLTMTIAYPNDCSHGVEMFYCADANSTSTVAPV; encoded by the exons ATGGCCCAACAG ctAAACAATGAAGAAGGGACCACATTAATTCCACCACAGAAATCTGACTCAAGGAGTTCGATGATCGCtgcatcttttaattttatcaaTTCCATCATAGGATCGGGGATAATAG GTTTACCGTTTGCACTGAACCAGGCGGGGCTCCCGTTTGGCCTTCTTCTGTTGGTAGTTGTTGGATTCATCACAG ACTACTCGATCATCCTGCTAATTAAAGGAGGAAACCTGTCAGGGACGAACAGTTATCAGTCTCTGGTGCGAAGCACATTTGGTTTGCCTGGATTTCTAATTTTATCTGCACTGCAGTTCTTGTATCCTTTTATTG CTATGATCAGCTACAACATCACAACCGGTGACACCCTGACCAAAGTGTTTGCAAGAATACCAGGAG TTGGTCCAGGTCACTTGCTTGCAGAGCGCCACTTTGTGATCTTGCTATCAACCGTCCTGTTCACGCTGCCTCTCTCGCTTTATCGAAACATAGAGAAACTGGGCAAG GTGTCCTTCGTGTCAATGGTGCTGACACTTATCATCCTCATCATTGTAATCATCAAAGCAGCTACCCTTGGACCCcaaat CCCCCCCACAGAGGATGCATGGGCATTTGCAAAGTGGAATGCAATTCAGGCCGTTGGTGTGATGTCTTTTG CCTTCATATGCCACCACAACAGCTTTCTCATCTATGGTTCCCTGGAGCAGCCCACGGTAGCAAAATGGGCTCAGGTCACCCACATCTCCGTGTGCTCTGCGCTCATAATCAGTGCGGTATTTGCTGCGGCCGGCTATGCGACCTTCACTGGCTACACACAAG GAGACATATTTGAGAACTACTGCAGAGATGACAACCTGGCAACGTTTGGCCGCTTCTGTTTTGGCCTCAGCATAATAACCACGTTTCCACTGGAGTGTTTCGTCACACGGGAG GTGGTATCCAACGTCATTTGCAGGGGGGAGCTTTCTAAAGCTGAACACGTGGCTGTGACTGTGCTCATAGTGGCACTCTGCACGGCGTTATCTCTGGCCTACGACTGTCTGGGAGTTGTCTTGGAGCTGAAT GGTGCTCTGAGTGCCACGCCTCTGATCTTCATCATCCCATCAGCGTGCTACCTCAAACTCTCCTCTGGACGCTGGTTCCAGGGAGAAAACTTGATACCCGCCGGGCTGATTTTAATGGGTTTCTTTGTCATGATCACTGGTTTGACCATGACTATAGCCTACCCTA